AACTCTCGCTCTACTGCTGTAAAACTATTAGCTGTTGTCTACTTTTTCAGTTTCACTGGTGATCAGGCTCCTTAGGTATGAGAACTCCGACAACTTTCCAGGGGCTCTCGAGTTAGGAGGCCGTACCTGGTCCTGGTCGGGGCACTCCTCTCAGTCCCACCCGGCCCCACTGGTGCGGAAGGAAACCCTGAGGCCCGTGTCCTGCCCTCTGGGACACTGGGTACGGATTGACAGCAAACCTAACCATGGGCACCTCCCCAGTGCAGGAGATGGTGTGCGTCATGGTGGCTTCACTCACctacacttaaaaaaacaaaagctactcaggaggctgaggcaggaggattgcttgagcctaggaagcagaggttgcagggagccaagatcgccccactccagccttagcaacagagccagtctcaaaaaaaaaaaaaagtgtcttggGTACTGTGCCACAGCTGCATGAGGACTGATAAAAACCCCGACTCTGGGCAGGGGTGCCAAAGAGTGAGTGAGTGGAGACTCTCATCACTCACTGCCTGGCAGCTACTTTTCTGGGTACACAGGCAGGTCCCCTGCACATGGTAACAGCTTGCCGGCTCTGGAAACACAGTTTGGGATCCCAGTCCTACAGCACTGGCCAGAATTTCAAGTAAGCGAGTAACGTTGTGGGCAGCCAGTTTTGTTGGCTTTGCTGGCTTTACAGGGTACTTACTGTTGGCTTGAAATATAACATTGGTAAAGACAGTTTTTTTGTGGCCTTTCTCTGTTGtggaggatttatttttaaattatgactcAGGACTAAACTGTATCATAGAATGTCCTTCTTTCAGAATGCTTTGTGCCAAAACAAGAAACTTCAGAATTACATGttaataacaacaaacaaaacaaaaaagaccagtaggcagaaggcaagaaacaaaaCTATTCTTTGTAGATGGTGTCATTTTACCAAAAGTTGTAACAGAAGTAAACCAAGAAACTACTGAAAATTAACAACAAATTAACAACATTCAGTAAGGTGACTAGttacacaaatatataataaaaaattactttccCATGTAAAAGCAATAATcaactataaaaatatagaaaaaactaCAATAACAAAATTGTGTAAAAcgtgaagaaaattagaaaaattttcacAGGAATATAATACTCTAATAAATACAAAGGCATGTTTCTGGATGGGAAACATACACTATAATTTTTCCCAAATTATTTATAGGATTTCTTTCTTCCAATCAAAACACCAATGTATAACCTCCAGAAACCTAAAGCAAGCAAAACTGATCAAGAATCCCTAAATCGCACCACAGGATTGGTCCCGTAAAGGCACCGCTGGCCTTGCTTCTAGGCAGAGGACAGGAAGGTCTGGATATCAGAGGCTGAAGACAATGAATACCCACTACAGTGAAGACACCTGGAAACCTGTCTCTTGAGGGGCAATGTGAGCTAACCACTACAGACctaatttctaaatatacaacacTTTGCCTTGTGAGGTAGTGAACACCCCATTGCCAAAGGTCTGATGACGGCATAGAGGGAACCTAAGCATGTGGTAAGGTTATTGATGAGACATGGATCCAAGCCAACTTTTTCCTGCCTCCAGGTCAACCCCTCCTCTCTGGGTCTTGGGGTTTCCTTCCTAGTACATGAGATCTGGGCTCAACAGAGGGACAAGATTCTGAAAAGCTTTTCTAGTGGTGGGGCTGGATGGCCCTGCCTGAGTAATCCAAACTTCTTTTAGCAAGGGAGAAGCATGAGACGCCTGTTGGAGAGATCAATAGCTGAACAAAATACAGTAAGAACAGTAGACAAATTATGTTGTGAAAAGGAATCTGTAAAAGTCAATTTTATCACAAATTGAAATTGATTGCAAATTTAGATCACATACAAATGAGAGTCTGACATTCAATTGTTGTTTTCCTATATTCCAAAGTAAACAATTCCTTTCAACACCCAAGACTTAAAACAGGTGTTCTTAGAGGGTTATATGAATTGCTATCAGAAGCTGTTGGCTCAACAAGCCAGTAGTTTGGTTCTTTCACGAGAACACAGTTCCAGATAAGCATCTTTGCACTATTTCTCAAGTATGAATCCCCATGTGGGGGAAAAATGGATATACTTCCAATAGACACAAGTCACTCTTTGCCTTGCAAGTAAGCAGACTCCAGATTCATCTTCAAAGTCTTGGGAAAGGGATCTGTGACCTGTACATTATCATATGACTTCAAAAAGGAAAGGTCCTTAGTCCAGAAAGCCTAGATGCTGAGGTATAGCCcttgaaatgttttcttccctGTGAATTTTCTAGCAATTTGAGGTTTTATCCAAGATGGGCATTTATCCAATTTTGGCAATAATgagatttttacatatttatatctttttaggCAGCCTGGGAATTCAGAAATACTTATGAAAGCTCTCAGGTTGAGGCAGCACCATCAGACCCCTTTCCTGGTATTACTTCTGCTTTCGAGTCTTACAGGCTGAGTGGGTTTTCTCATGCCGGGTACAGTTTGACAGCCGACCAAATCTTCTCCCACATTTTTTGCAACCATATGGTCTCTCAGCCTCATGACTCTGCAGATGAAGCACAAATTCCTCATTCTTTGGGAAGGTTTTCCCACATTCTGGACACTTAAATATCTTCTCCCTTATATGGATTCCTTCATGACGGCTCCGATGAGAATTCTGACGAAAGTTTTTTCCACACTGAGAACAGGAataaggtttctctcctgtatgaattcGCTCATGTttattgaggtttgttttatgatTGAAGCTTTTCCCACAGTGACTACagtcatagggtttttctccagtgtgagtcctCTGGTGGGAAATAAGGTAAGAACTTTCATTAAACTGTTTCCCACACAGTGGACAAGTGTACCATCTCCTTGTCTTCCGATTTCGAGTAAGTGCAATAATACTGATGTCTACATATTTTGAGAGTTCCTCTAGAGGAGCATCATTCTCAAGGGTAACTAACagatttctcattttccttttttgtggaaTGGATGTATTTAGTCTTTCCTTTTCCTGGTTATCTGGAGGCTGCTGAGAGACCAAGGAAGAATCCATTTCATCATCATCTGAAGACTTTTCTCTATAATCTTCATTTTCTACAAGTTCCCTCTCAGGATCTTCACCTTCAGGATTACTGCCATTGACTGTtcaaagaaagataatttaacaACTTCTGAGAGATATGACATCAGGCAGGAAAAAACAAGTCATGTGTCTTAAGCCAGAGCCACCTTTAAAGTCAATCTGAGGAGTGGCGGATACTGCCATCGCACTCCTTTTCCACACTTATTGAGGGTGGGATACATAACTCATAAATCTTTCCATCTACCACAACGCAAGCacactttaaagaaataaaaatgagtggGATTTCACAGAAAGAATTCGTATGTTTGTTCTCTTCATAGGTGTTACTCAACAAGTTCATATTCACCTTATACTCTGCAGAGCACTCAGCTAAAGACTAGGGATGAAGACTACAAATCTATACACGGCACCACTCATCATCTTGAAGGAGTCTGGTAACTGAATAGTAAGATGAACCACTTGTAGGTTTTCactatattaaatattatcaCACTATTATAGCACTAAATAATATTACAATGTCTTacaatgagaaaatggaaacaattccAATAACCCAAATTAAAGAGGGCACAGCATATTCATACAAAAGCTTATTATTGGCCAGccgttgtggctcacgcctgtaatcccaggactttgggaggccaaagtgagcagatcacctgaggttgggagtttgagaccagcctgaccaacatggagaaaccctgtctctactaaaaatacaaaattatctgggcatggtggcacatgcctgtaatccaagctaccaggcaggtcgaggcaggagaatcacttgaacctgggaggcagagtttgcagtacgctgagatcatgccatatgcactccagcctgggcaacaagagcgaaactctgtctcaaaacaaaaaaaagtttattctttGGCGATTAAAGAGATTACTACAACTAAAGAAGCTTTGGGATTAGAAGTCAGTAGTGTTTCTCTTTGGGTAGGAAAGGAAGTAGTGACTGGGTGCAGGGCACAAAAGGGATTTCTGGGATAAGAAAAGTCCCCATTTTGGGTGGTGATTAGTGTGTACAAAATTTTGTGAAAACTTCAGCTATATATTTATGATTGGTAGgctttttctatatttctataatACTTCAGAAAAAAGTCAGTGTAAGCAGACTATAAAGATTAGGTAACAAAGTGAAAAACAAGCATGCTCTGGACATACTTGTGTGACAAGGGACCCCTCAACTCTGGACTACTCAGAGTCAAGGGTTCAAATTAACCGCCAAGACATGGGGCTGATCCTGAAGCTGGAGTAGGAATCTCTGCTGGATTTCGCAGTTTCAcaccaatacatttttttttttaatttcactttttttgagttttttgggcagagatagggtcttgctatgttgcccaggctggttttgcacTCGtgtactcaagcaatcttcccaaagtgctggggattacaggtgtaagccaccacacccagccttaattattctttttaatcacTCCCTTAGGATAATGAAATGCCAATTTTTACCACAGCTCTTGACATGAACTACCATCTGCTTTCAAAAGCAGCTCTACTAATTTCAATGCAACCATCAATACGTGAATATTAACTTTACCTAATCTTGTTAgcattaaattttgaaataataggtataaaatggtttctcattgtagttttacttTGGATTTTGATTCTGCAAATAATCTATTGGGTTAAgacttttataaatgtaaatcttTGTCAAtgatttcttgtttaatttttaactgaACTCTTCCTCTTTAACtacatttggattgcttccaaCCTTGTGTTTTTACAAACAATACCACAGCAAATAATCTTGTTTGTACATCATTTCAAATGTGCTCTGTTGCTGTATCTGTAGGTCAGATTCCCAGAACTGAACTGCTGGAACAAAGGGTAAGATGGGTAGTTACAGATGCATTTACCCTTAAACAGggactgtaccattttgtatgCCCACCAGCAATATACCTGTTTCTTAACCTCACCatcaatgtgtttttatttctataaatatgaaatacaaaaatgttaattcACTAGAGGtttaatttgcacttctttttgctcctgtcacgcaggctggagtgcagtggcgcaatcttggctcactgcaacctccacttcccgggttcaagtgattctccttcctcagcctcccgagtagctgggattataggcatgccccaccaaacccagctaatttttgtatttttagtagagatggggttttaccatgttggccaggctcgtctcacaactcctgacctcaggtgatccacctccctcggcctctcaaagtgctaggattacaggcgtgggccaccatgcccagccttgtttaTGTATTTGAATCTGtcaatcttttctttcaaggCTTCTGGGCTTTTGAGTCTTAATTACAAAAACCTTCCTATCCCATGGTTATAAAGGAATCACTCATATTTTCTAAATgtgctttttatatttgttttaaacatttaaaatctttgaTCCATGTGGACTTTTTCTTGGGATGTAAAGTGAGGTACTAATTTATCAAATGGCTATCAGTTGTCCTAACACCTTTTATCAGAAAGTCCCTCtttatggttaggctttgtgtcctcacccaaatctcatcttaaattgtaatccccataatccccacatgtcaaggagaGACCACTCAGGTGAAGGTAACTGAGTCATGGCAGCggcttcccccatgctgttttcatgatagtgagttctcatgagatctgatggttttataaggggctcttccccctttacTTGTacttctccctcctgctgccttgtgaagaaggtgccctGCTTCCCCTTGCCTTTGCCATGGTtttaagtttccagaggcctcctcagccatgctgaactgtaagtcaattaaacctgtttctttataaattaccaagtctcggacaattctttatagcagtgtgaaaatggactaatacaccaactTTATCACACACTAAACTCCCATGTGTATTTGAGGCTATTTTGGGACTTTCTGAGATCACACTGTCTTGTTCCAAGGGAAAAATGCTATTGgtattgttgaaaaaaaaaatgacatcagaTTCATAAATCAACAAGAGAAATGACCATTTTACGATATTGTCTTCCTAGCCAAGAACATAGTATTTTTTTGCATTCATTGAAATCTACTCTTCTGTCCTTTAGacttgttttaaagttttctcataaatttgCACATTTCTTGAGttttactcctaagtatttaaACTTTCATGTTTCTATTCTAATGGGGCCTTCCATTGTATCTTCTAAATGAACTTGTTTATATATGTGAAAGCCAATGATTTCTGTTTATTCACTTTATCTCCCACTACTTTAGTGAATGGTctcattttttccctttagaGTAGTTAAGACAAATAAATGTTCTTAAGTTTTCAGATTACTCTGTTCTACCTATTAAGGAAGTATCCGTTAATtactattttgttaaatgttcttaTAAAGGAGAGGCTTGAATTTTGTCacgtatcttttctttttctttttttttttttgagacagagtctcactctgttgcccaggctggagtgcagtggcacagtcttggctcactgcaagctccgcctcccgggttcacgccattctccggcctcagcctccccagcaactgggactacaggtgcccaccaccatgcccggctaatttttttgtatttttagtagagatggggtttcactgtgttagccaagatggtctcgatctcctgacctcgtgatctgcctgcctcggcctcccaaagtgctgggattacaggcgtgagccactgcgcctggtaaGTATCTTTTCATAACTATACAAGTAAACAAaggatttttctcctttatatataataaatattaatagatttgtattatttctatttatttatttatttgagatggagtctcactctgtcccctaggctggaatacaatgatgcgatctcagctcactgcaacctctgcctcccaggttcaagtgattctcctacctcagcctctggagtagctgggattacaagcatgcacca
The genomic region above belongs to Chlorocebus sabaeus isolate Y175 chromosome 5, mChlSab1.0.hap1, whole genome shotgun sequence and contains:
- the ZNF200 gene encoding zinc finger protein 200, with amino-acid sequence MMAAKVVPMPPKPKRSFILRVPPDSKLGQDLLRDATNGPKTIHQLVLEHFLTFLPKPSLVQPSQKVKETLVIMKDVSSSLQNRVHPRPLVKLLPKGVQQEQETVSLYLKANPEELVVFEDLNVFHCQEECVSLDPTLTSEKEDDSSVGEMMLLVNGSNPEGEDPERELVENEDYREKSSDDDEMDSSLVSQQPPDNQEKERLNTSIPQKRKMRNLLVTLENDAPLEELSKYVDISIIALTRNRKTRRWYTCPLCGKQFNESSYLISHQRTHTGEKPYDCSHCGKSFNHKTNLNKHERIHTGEKPYSCSQCGKNFRQNSHRSRHEGIHIREKIFKCPECGKTFPKNEEFVLHLQSHEAERPYGCKKCGRRFGRLSNCTRHEKTHSACKTRKQK